The genomic interval GGATGAACATATTTCGTATAAGTTCTGCCAGGTTATACAACATCAATGTAGCAATCAAGTTGGGATTGTGGCGACTTAGAGACTTCAGAGATAAGAAGGTATTTAACTGGGGATTGAGagaaaacaatatttgataACTGCAGACAACGATGTGATTGAATCATTATCTTGGAATAACAGCCTTAAAATGGAAATTGTTATCCTGAGATGATGATATCAAGTCATGATCTCAGTGTAAAACACATCATAACCACCATAGCCATAGCCCGGGCTTTCATAACTGCCAATCATATGCTAACGTGTTCATCAAAACAGTTTCTTGATAAAATGAGATCACGTGAACTATCGCGTTGTGCTTCCAGGTTGGGTCGACAGATCAGTAAAGGCTTTGTGCAGCTTCCCTCTAAGAAGGAGGTACCTGAGTACTATGAGCTGATCCGAAAGCCTGTCGACTTCAGAAGGATCAGGGTACGTGTCACTGAATACCGTCAGAACTCGCATACAGATATCACTGTTATCTTATCTGCTGAAAGTACGGGAGGCGAAGCTCCAACAGATACATGatacattaaaatacacatGAGTGTCCGTATTGAATATCCAAACTCTTTTGGTAAATACTGATTGAGAAATGATATAGTAATAGTGCTTATGTACAGTGTGGTGCCAGATAGGTAATATACATAGGAAATGTGTATCAGTTTACAACTAACTGTAGTTAACACTGaaattttgatgtatttttcatacattgcaaattatttttttgaatTACCAACTTTGAATTATCCAAATCTTAAATATTGTCTGAGTTTTACAGTTTaagtataaaaaacaaaacattaacatttaaaaaatacagaaacatttgcTGCCTGTACCAGAGGTGCATGACGCAATTCCCAGTTTTTAAAGATCTGAGATTTACTCGACTTGAACCAAGACTGCATTGGTATTacttttttagttgttttatttaatattgtatcttacatattttattttacctcaaTAGGTGTTAAGTAAATGTATGAGTCCACAGCTacgctagcagctctatgaAGCTATAATTAGGTACATAGTGGtttgagcttaatgctaataatgacaatgctaacatgctcgtATTTAGCATAtctaatgtttaccatcttcacACTCTTATTTTAGtgattagcatgctaatgtttccTTTAGCACTAAACACTGAGTACAGCTGAGAATGAGggaaatgtcatttattttgtagtagttggtcataaaccaaactattggacaaataaacattttgatctgatgatgctGCTAgcttaaaagtttaaaaaagatCAGGAAAGTTATTACGATTCATCCTGATgatgggacatgaatgtctgtaccacatttcaaGGTAATTCATCGAATCGCAAAGTCAAGACATTTtgctcaaaacaacaaatgtgaatctcatgatggcgctagaggaatattcaggggatcaccaaaaccATTAAGACTCATGCTCTTCGAACTGTGAATGTGtggaccaaatttcatggcaatccatcaaatagttgctGAGAAATGGCAGTCCTATCTCATCAGCCAAAACTTAGCCTCAAACACAAGTAAAGTTTCACTTAACAAGCTTGTTAGCTACAGAACATTTGAGCTGTAAGGTTGGGCTTCGGCAGCACATCAAAGGGTCTAAAATATAGAAGAGATAAAAAATTTATCAAATCATCTACTCACTCATGCGGCCCAGGGCCGTCGCATggtaaaatatgtatgtatgagcaCAAGTGGTCTTAAATCACACACTTACCACAGCAACAAGCCTATATCATAATCAAGGGGTAGTTCACACATGAATGATCGAAGTGGCAACATAGTGTTCTGCtatagtttattattattattattattgtcagcaaaagaccaaaaccaacaatgtgtcagTGTCTAAATACTTTTTCtattacaaatatatagtttcatttaaaaaaaaaaaaaggatggagTAAATGGTGTAtttttggggactattttcagtggtggattaatactggggcagcaggatggtgtgtgtgtgggactgattTGAAAATggttagttttggtcttttcataggTTTGTCATTcgttgacaataacaaaaatacaaaataccaTCAGACCTGTCCTCCAAGTTAGTATTATTACACACCGTGTACTCATCAGCCCAAAGTGGCGCCTACCTCCAAAATGTAGAACTAAACATGTCagatttcacattaaacattaaatcagAAGTGGAATTGTTGATGAAATCATTAGATTTAAGATGACCTGACTTCACTGATGGTCTGaacacttaaaggaatagttcgacgttttgggaaatacgcttatcgCCTTCTTACTGAGATGCAGCTAGAGTGAGCAGGCACGTAGCTAAGCTTAGCGGTCcagaaggagggagaaacagctagccttcCTGAAGTCTCGTCTGCGCCGACAGTTTTCCTGGCAATCGGAGGAAGTCACTGGGCCCGGCCAAGCAACAGTGCCAGCGCATAACTCTACTCAGAATTTCAGcttttgtactgattaaacaaagaaagatgaataatgtgttaattaatgagcttaaGAGGTTCTtttagctttggacagagcgaGGCAAGCTGttcccccttgtttccagtcttgcCAGCTtaatatttagtgtacagacatgagtgtgtactgatcctctcatctaactcggcAAAAGAGTAAATAAGCgtatttctgaaaatgttgaactatttaaAGATGGGAAAGTTATTGTGAGACTTTGTCTGGGTTTGTCTGGGTTTGTTTTGggaatgtatttctttttgtttttccttataAGAAGACCCTCTCTTTGACTACTAAACTACTAAATGCTTTATTGATAGCTGTTTATTTTTTGCTATAGTCACATTGAGGTTTTGATACCGACCCTCTGCTTCACAGGAACGTGTCCGTAATCACAAGTACAGAAGTGTGGGGGACTTGGAAAAGGATATTTTCCTCCTGTGTCACAATGCTCAGACTTATAACCTGGAGGGATCTCAGGTGAACCCCAAggaattatttcatttcaaagcaaCAGAATTATTTTTCACAGTCTCCATTCTATTATTGTACTCGTAAATGGGTTTGGATCTTGATTTGGTGAAGAGCAACCCATgctctgtttgtatgtgtgtgtgtgtgtgtgtgttgtgtgtgtctgtgtgtgttgtcgcatgtgtctgtttgctaCTGCAGATCTACGAAGATTCAATTGTCATTAAGTCTGTTTTCGAGAGCGCGAGACAGAGAATTGTCACAGACGAGGAACAGAAAGAGACTGTTGGCGCCAGTCACAGCGATAATGGCGGCGGAGCTGAAGACCAATTTGTTCCATCAGCAGGTGAGAGTTAAAACACATAATCATGCACCATGTGaccagatgaaaacaaaaagaagatgAGGACAAACATGGTTAAAGAAATGTAATCTTTAAAAGTATTGTTTCTTGGTTGTTCCTACTTTTAACGACTTGATTGTTGAAGCACGATTTGGTTTTTGCTTTAAACTCATGctactttctcttttttgtgaCCAGTGAAAGGGTTACCAGTCCAGCTAAAGAAGGGgaacaaggaggagagaagcagaaatACCATGGCCAAGAGGCTCCACAGTGATTTAGACAGCGATGAGGATCTAGAGGATAACACCACAAAAGATGAAGGTTGaactttttttgtattctgGTTCATGTCTGTTCTCTGCCATATCCCTTTTCAttggtttattcattttctaaGCAAAAGAAAGgtcttttgaaaataaaacggGAAGGACCATTCAAAGAGAGGCGCTTACGGAACAATGCTTCAATATACGTCTTGCTGTAAATAGTGCTGTTCTTTTAATTTAGCTGGTCTTTTACAATAATTTCCGTTTTTATCCGCCTTAGTCCCTGTGATTGCTTCTGCAAATATTATGTAAAACACCAGATTCACTGACTGTTTTTAATCCATATATTTGATTGTATGAAATGCCTTCATATGTTTTGGAGCATGATATGTATAGCTCTCCTGAAGCTGGCTCCTCCAGAGCAGCAACCCGCTGATGACAATGTTGATGTGTTCAGGGTTAGAGAATTGAAGCACATGGGAAggtctttttaaagaaaagaagaacaaatgAACACTATAAGTTTGTTTAAAATCTCTGAATGTGATTTTAGAGATGATAcatctttgataaaaaaaaaaataaacaacccATAGTGGAAGTATGAAGAGACTGCAAGTACTGATAATAGtacttttgtctgtttctgatACTTGATGGAATAAGTTTGGGTCTAATCAAGGGTACTCAAGTTGTACATTTGTATCCCTTGTGCTACAGTATATTCACATAttgtacagtttgtgtgaaaAGTAAGTTAAAAACTaaatttcttttcatttactcTCCTGGTTGTTGGGGAGGATGGAAGACATCATTGTTAAGACAATCCCTGGAAACATGTATCACTTCAACACTTGCGAAATAAATTTTACCAAAAAGTCCCACTGGCTggtgattattatcattattaatagtagtagtagatgTAGTAATAGTTGCAGTAGTCATAAAGTCATGTATAAATCACTCCAGATGAGGGAAGTAGTCATCAGAGGATAAGAAAGTTGTGGTTCGGCAGGTTTAGATTTAAACATAGCAATGTAACTTCTACATTAAGGCAGGAGTATTTTTACCTTTTAGAGTGTACATTTTGTATGTGATGTGTATTTTGACAATATGCCAATAGGTGGTGCAAGAGAACAGTTTGATTGTCTCAGTATTTGTGGCTTCTGTGTTAAATGCGGTAATTAATAAGaatgtgacatgttttgtaCAGCTCTTGGGGATGAAAGTCACACCAAACCCTGGGCTGTAACACAAACTATTATTTCCGTAAATTACACACAAAATGCTAGTGATGTGACAACACTTCTAATTGTGTGACCAGATGTCTATATGTGTCCTGCCCTCACTATATACAAGTGTTTCCAGCTagtagtggtggaagaaatactcagaacctttacttaagtaaatgtaccaatcccaaaatgtaaaaatactccattacaagtgaaaatcctgtatttaaaatattataaGCCAAATTTACTTatagtatcaaagtaaaagtacttgttttgTGACTCGGCCCCTGTGACTGATTATAATAAATTacatcaatgtgtaagcagcatttttctgttgtagctggtcgaggtggagctagttttaactacttaacTTACAGTTGACTAGTTTAGTGcagcggttcccaacctgggggtctgccccctccaaagggtcccaagtgtttttatttttgacttttctttattaaaactcTCACCTTTAATTTGTCTGTGAAATATCGgttcagtacagtacttaaatacagtttagTTAAGAGCAAAATGCTATTACAGTTTATTTTACAACAGATCCTGATGTGGACATGCATCAGCCGCTAGACTTGCCATATATGCTCGAGCACCCACCTGGTAATTGATGTTTAAATTTTGATGATCGTCTCTCTCGTATGTGTCGGTCATGTCCTCCATCATAATTTTACGTCATTTGTCACAGGGGCCCATCTGTGGCAATGTCACAGCCAATCTGTGCCCGCCCACCTGGCGAAGAATTTCACTTTAGTTGAAGAGGCGAAATGGCACCAATCAAAACATAAGAGACGTCATTATGTAGTCATTCTTCATATGTTTACAGTCTGTCTATAATTCTGTCATCCTGGTTGTCCGTACTGTAATTTTACTTTGTTGGTCCATTCTGTacacgacatctattgcatgtctgtccgtcctgggagggGGATCCTTCCTCTGTCGCtcctcctgaggtttcttccattttttccaaCATCAAGGGACAGAGGACAGACGGTGTGGTATGCTATGAAGATTGTAAAGGCCCCCGagacaaatgtgtgatttgCTATATGAATAAACGTGATACCAGCATGACCAGGTAACAGTTCAATCTGATCCTTATCTGTTCCCATGTAGTGACTACTGGTGGAAGTATTATATACAGTGCAAGTCACCGCTTTAACCAATAACTGACAGGTTATGAGGTAAACCCTGACAGCTTTGAAGGAATAGCAAATACGCTGacttgctttcttgcagagagttagacagaagatcgataccactctcatgtctgtctgttgagctgggagaggatttgcttagcttagcatagagacagGAAACGGAGGAAAATGGCGAGCCTGGCCCtttccaaatgaaaaataataatatgccTACAAACACctcctaaagctcactaattaacatgatGCATCTCATTTTAATATGTGGacaactgtaaaaacaacagcttgtAGTTTTATGGGAGTTACGCGCTGGgactctcttgtctctctctcaatggACAGAAGTataaatcttctcatgtaactctcacCAAGAAAAAGTATGTTTTCCAGTGTTgaactattcatttaaagaTGCATTAAGTCATTTCTTTGACCACTGGGGGGCAGAAAACAAACGTAAAGCCCTTTGGTTTGTCATGCTCTTTTAGCTAACTAAAAACCTTCTACTTACACGTCCAGTGGACACACAGACTCTCTGACCATTCACAGCTTTTTATGCCTGGTTTGGTCTTCAGgctcctgagaaaaacatgtAGATCTCCTTCGCTTGCAAGATGTTCAACTCACTTCACTGGCCACCTGTTCACTTTGGTTCTCCACTGTTTCACTCTGTGAAGGTAGTTACACAATGGCCTTTTTGTGAGCGTGttagaaaacagctttttatcAGTTTTACATTAGTGAGAGGGCCGTTGGGATTCGGCTGTAcgggctgaaaaaaaaagctgaaatctACAGAGAGCTGCAGCCCGAGTTGATTCGCTGTGGGATTCTCAGTTTAGTCGAAacctttcacatttcatttgtttgtgtcattgttaatattaaaaatgtcacttaCTGGAGCTTCAAACAACATCTGTCTGAACATACAGGGACAACAACGGAGAGGATCTGTGAGTCTGTTTAGTGTAAGCACAAGTCAAGGGGAATCGAGCAGTGGGAGCCCCATTCTAGAAGAACATACATGACACCATGATGAGAGGTGCAAGTCCCTCCTCTCGCTAACCCTCCCGCCCCTCGTACATCCAAGCTTTTGAGATAGGAGCTTTGCGATaggaaaaacatacatttttaatgtgttttctttggcaGCAACCTTTAAGTGAGGCTGCTGAAGGCCTAAGCTATGAACACCATTTTTACCTGAATCACCTTCTCTCTCAATGATAGAAAAGAGCAATGGCAGTAAAATTATAACATTAGGCCTACAATTTTGTTCAATTGTATGTGTCAAGAAATTCGTAGAGCTGAGTTACGTTTAGTGCACATAATGTGACATCAgcaaaaagtaaataaaagccTGAACATTGgtattaaaaaataatgatcTATTATCTACTAGTCAATGTGTCTCCTTGAACTCCACAGACGCAGGCAGCGTGACCTTGCAGAGATACAAAGACACTCAGcacagtttttttgtgttttagttaCCAGCCTGTAGATTTGATAGACGGGGACAAAATGACATGTGAGATTTCAAAGATGAGATTCTGACAACGTAGCTCGTTATTGCGATGCTTTCTGACAGTCGACTCACAAGTCCCCAGGTCAGAGCATCCTCGAGTGTACAGCCATGAGGGTTGCCTGTTATGTGAGTAGATTTTAGTAGCAAAgtaaaatgaaaggaaagacaggACCTAAAAAAAATGATGGCTATGTTTTGGAGAAGGTTTGGTGGTGAAGAATGTACTGTAAGTAACTAATCAATGGGTTACAAGGTATAAAACATGTCTTACATGCCATTTTTTTACCCAAACACAACCAAAACACATTACCTGAATTCAaattttctgtatattttctcaGTAACCACAGTTTTCAAACAAGGTAGGCAGGGAGGGGTCACGTAAGCCGCCAAACCAACCAAaggaaaggggaagaaaaagttATGTAAAGAGCCATATCTCACTGGGATAGTCTGCCATACTTTATATATCAAGAATttagaagaaaaacagattttatgaAGCAACAGAAGAGGTTATTCTTGAAAGTAAATGAgcaaaataagtatttttttattcttctttcctGCCGTGTAGATGATCCAGTATAGATTGAGATTTACTTCTGGCAGCTCTAGGGGTCGGTGGGTCAGTCCACCACTCtgataatattataaagagtgtGGTCttgacctgctctgtttgtagtgtcatgagatgacttttgttctGATTtggagctatataaataaaagtgccaccagcaggtcaaagttttcaatTATCAAGTGACCATCCACTGAATGGACTTTCATTCGTggtttccagaggatgaaccctactgACTTTCAAGCGCATTCCTTACAACGATTACCCAAATAAACAATGAACAGAAGTCTTTGTTTTCCTAAGTGATAATCTGAATTGCTACCCAGCTGTTTTGCGACGTTCCCCAGGTAGGATAAGATAATGAAAACTAAATAATCAATTTACAGTATTGAGATATGCTCCTCAACATTTAATGAAGTGCAGATCATCAGAAATTAAAGGTTCCTCACAGATGTTTAGAGATTAACAATGTCCGCAGTGTGGAGCATCTGAAAGGCGTGGGCTCTTACTGTAAATAGCTCTGGGAAACAAAGTGGCACGTATGTCTTCTTGATGAAAATCTCAcataaaatgacac from Enoplosus armatus isolate fEnoArm2 chromosome 18, fEnoArm2.hap1, whole genome shotgun sequence carries:
- the LOC139301634 gene encoding probable global transcription activator SNF2L2, with the translated sequence MKRLAARRYAGLLILSPTAAADPDSQPADCSQPEAGENGSLEEMEEDISLKKRKSDHHGEKELQAGQETGEKVKRKRGRPPAEKLPPNPPELTRTLSTLVDMVINYKDGLGRQISKGFVQLPSKKEVPEYYELIRKPVDFRRIRERVRNHKYRSVGDLEKDIFLLCHNAQTYNLEGSQIYEDSIVIKSVFESARQRIVTDEEQKETVGASHSDNGGGAEDQFVPSAVKGLPVQLKKGNKEERSRNTMAKRLHSDLDSDEDLEDNTTKDEG